From the genome of Leptolyngbya iicbica LK, one region includes:
- a CDS encoding EI24 domain-containing protein translates to MEKLETQNRLRPRGGGIPGILLGFTYPLRTLRLFLREKSLLPFVLIPLAINTVLGITLYTLGVRWGLRLVDTWVLQLTTWLEPAWLDTTVQILAPVVQGVLILLLFIVLGFVLLQFGTILGSPFYGQMSEKIELLRSGQLERPESLGAGAIFIDIWRAILFELKKLLLLAFIGLPLLLCNFIPGVGTLIATSGGIALACLLICLDMFDAPLERRRLKFRQKLGIVFRGLPASGSFAFACFFLVSIPFMNLLAIPVCVASGTLFFCDRILQPLPEEASSKASS, encoded by the coding sequence CGGACACTGCGCCTGTTTCTGCGAGAAAAATCGCTGTTGCCCTTTGTGCTCATTCCCCTGGCGATCAACACGGTGCTGGGCATCACGCTGTATACGCTCGGCGTGCGGTGGGGATTGCGCCTCGTCGATACCTGGGTGCTGCAGCTCACGACCTGGCTCGAACCCGCCTGGTTGGATACCACAGTGCAAATCCTGGCCCCGGTGGTTCAGGGCGTCCTGATTTTGCTGTTGTTCATCGTGTTGGGATTTGTGCTGCTGCAATTTGGCACCATTCTCGGTTCACCCTTTTACGGGCAAATGTCGGAAAAGATTGAACTGCTGCGGTCTGGCCAGCTAGAACGGCCCGAATCACTGGGAGCCGGAGCGATTTTTATTGACATCTGGCGGGCCATTTTGTTTGAGCTCAAAAAGCTGCTGCTGTTAGCGTTCATTGGCCTACCGCTATTGCTCTGCAACTTTATTCCCGGTGTCGGCACGCTGATCGCCACCAGCGGCGGCATTGCCCTCGCCTGTCTGCTGATCTGTCTCGATATGTTTGATGCCCCGTTGGAACGTCGCCGCCTCAAGTTTCGCCAAAAGTTAGGCATTGTCTTTCGCGGCTTACCGGCCAGCGGCAGCTTTGCCTTCGCCTGTTTTTTCCTGGTCAGCATTCCGTTTATGAATTTGTTAGCGATTCCGGTCTGTGTGGCTTCGGGAACGCTGTTTTTCTGCGATCGCATCCTCCAACCGCTGCCCGAGGAGGCGTCTTCGAAAGCGTCTTCCTGA
- a CDS encoding Hsp70 family protein: MTFAIDFGTSNTVITRWNSATQVPEVISLPGLAQKIGQNPPLVPSLAYIKDAAAGSVQIGQQVRDRGLDVSSDRRFFRNFKRGIGTSIQGFLPELDGQTVSFEQIGSWFLTEVIATLQTREGTADALVFTVPVDSFEVYRNWLGQTCEALDLQQVRMLDEPTAAALGYGIQQEETVLVMDFGGGTLDFSLVELAIAADRKPLGFILRWGNKSLAESSSQKPQRAKVLAKAGENLGGADIDNWLADYFHEQQGIGVTPLTQRLVERLKIQLSDKAQATESFFDDETLDSLTLKLDRATFEDILRQRQFFERLDGCMEQILQQGRRQGISIQDIDAVLLVGGTAQIPAVQQWLAGYFPSEKIRGDRPFTAVAEGALQVQQGIELTDFLYHSYGIRYWDRRNRRHGWQPIIRSGQPYPSPAPVEMVLGASTDNQPSIELVIGELGNEDALVTTEVFFEGDRLVTRQTQKDAQQIQPLNDTGAGRTIAKLDPLGVPGSDRIRVQFAVDGDRTLRITVDDILTGDTLVENRPVVQLS, encoded by the coding sequence ATGACCTTTGCGATCGACTTTGGCACTAGCAACACCGTCATTACCCGCTGGAACAGCGCTACCCAAGTCCCTGAAGTGATTTCTTTGCCGGGATTGGCTCAGAAAATTGGCCAAAATCCGCCTTTGGTGCCATCGCTGGCCTATATCAAAGATGCGGCGGCGGGCAGCGTCCAGATTGGCCAACAGGTGCGCGATCGCGGGTTGGATGTGAGCAGCGATCGACGATTTTTTCGCAATTTCAAACGCGGCATTGGCACCTCGATCCAGGGCTTTTTGCCCGAGTTGGATGGGCAAACCGTATCCTTTGAGCAAATCGGCAGTTGGTTCTTGACTGAGGTCATTGCCACCCTACAAACCCGAGAAGGCACCGCCGATGCCCTCGTTTTCACGGTGCCCGTGGACAGCTTTGAGGTGTACCGCAACTGGCTGGGGCAAACCTGTGAAGCGCTTGATTTGCAACAGGTGCGGATGTTGGATGAACCGACGGCAGCGGCGCTCGGCTACGGCATTCAGCAAGAAGAAACGGTGCTGGTGATGGACTTTGGGGGCGGCACGCTGGACTTTTCCCTGGTGGAGTTGGCGATCGCCGCTGACCGCAAACCCCTGGGCTTTATTCTGCGCTGGGGCAACAAGTCCCTGGCCGAATCCTCCTCGCAAAAGCCCCAGCGGGCCAAGGTGCTCGCCAAAGCCGGAGAAAACCTGGGCGGTGCGGACATCGATAATTGGCTGGCCGACTACTTTCACGAACAGCAAGGTATTGGGGTGACGCCCCTCACGCAACGATTGGTCGAGCGGCTGAAAATCCAGCTGTCGGACAAGGCCCAGGCGACGGAGAGCTTCTTTGACGACGAAACCCTGGACAGTCTTACCCTCAAGCTGGATCGCGCCACTTTTGAAGACATTCTGCGGCAGCGACAGTTTTTCGAGCGGTTGGATGGCTGCATGGAGCAAATCTTGCAGCAGGGACGCCGCCAGGGCATCAGTATTCAAGATATTGACGCCGTGTTGTTGGTCGGTGGCACGGCCCAAATTCCCGCCGTGCAACAGTGGCTGGCTGGCTATTTTCCATCGGAGAAGATTCGCGGAGATCGCCCCTTTACCGCCGTCGCCGAAGGAGCCTTGCAAGTGCAGCAAGGCATCGAACTCACCGACTTTCTGTATCACAGCTATGGCATCCGCTATTGGGATCGCCGCAACCGTCGTCACGGCTGGCAACCCATCATTCGCTCGGGCCAGCCTTACCCCTCGCCCGCACCGGTCGAGATGGTGCTGGGGGCTTCCACCGACAATCAGCCCAGCATTGAGCTGGTAATTGGTGAACTGGGCAACGAAGACGCCCTGGTTACGACGGAAGTGTTTTTTGAGGGCGATCGCCTGGTCACTCGCCAAACCCAAAAAGACGCCCAACAGATACAGCCCCTCAATGACACCGGAGCCGGACGCACCATTGCCAAGTTGGACCCGCTGGGCGTGCCGGGCAGCGATCGCATTCGCGTCCAGTTTGCCGTGGATGGCGATCGCACCTTACGCATTACTGTCGACGACATCCTCACCGGGGATACCCTGGTCGAAAATCGCCCCGTCGTGCAACTGAGCTAA